Proteins from one Chloroflexota bacterium genomic window:
- a CDS encoding methyltransferase domain-containing protein yields MTDRRCTLSELEHRRHIIAIMRGYRPAQVLIACTELGIFEMLGEQALSAADLARTLDADASALTRLMNAAVALGFLEKRDGLYANSAATLACLAREGPLFVGNLVKREGAFFRRWARLSEAVKTGRRPEENLRDEKQKTWVRGFEFALRDAARTMAPAIAETLEPLLPARSTAPARVIDVGGGHGMYSIALAQRCPNVQAVVFDLPPVIEVTREIIADSGVADRVHTHAGDFKIDGLGSDFDLALLFGVLVSETPENSLALLRKVYAALAPGGHIAIRGFYLTPDRTSPLEATLFDLHMLLSTEAGQSRTTDEVTTWLIESGFEPPKTIHLSAPEPAMLLVARKAN; encoded by the coding sequence TTGACCGATAGGAGGTGCACGCTGTCAGAACTCGAACATCGTCGCCATATCATTGCGATCATGCGCGGCTATCGTCCGGCGCAGGTGCTGATCGCTTGTACGGAACTGGGAATCTTTGAGATGCTCGGTGAGCAAGCGCTCAGCGCGGCAGACCTCGCGCGCACACTCGACGCCGATGCGAGCGCGCTGACGCGGTTGATGAATGCCGCCGTCGCGCTTGGATTTCTCGAAAAACGCGATGGGTTGTACGCGAATAGCGCGGCAACGCTCGCGTGCCTGGCGCGCGAAGGTCCGTTGTTCGTCGGCAATCTCGTCAAGCGCGAGGGTGCGTTCTTCCGACGCTGGGCGCGATTGAGTGAAGCCGTCAAGACCGGTCGTCGTCCCGAGGAAAATCTGCGCGACGAAAAACAAAAAACCTGGGTGCGCGGTTTCGAGTTCGCGTTGCGCGATGCCGCGCGAACGATGGCGCCCGCCATCGCGGAAACCTTGGAGCCGTTGCTCCCCGCGCGGTCAACTGCGCCGGCGCGCGTGATTGATGTGGGCGGCGGGCATGGGATGTACAGCATCGCGCTCGCGCAACGCTGTCCGAACGTTCAAGCCGTCGTCTTTGATTTGCCGCCGGTAATCGAAGTCACGCGCGAGATCATTGCCGATTCGGGCGTCGCCGATCGCGTCCACACCCATGCCGGCGATTTCAAGATTGATGGACTCGGCAGTGACTTTGATCTCGCCTTGCTCTTTGGCGTGCTCGTGAGCGAAACGCCGGAAAACTCGCTCGCGCTGTTGCGAAAAGTATACGCCGCGCTCGCGCCGGGTGGTCATATCGCGATTCGCGGTTTTTACCTGACGCCCGACCGCACGAGTCCGCTCGAAGCCACGTTGTTCGATCTGCACATGCTGCTCTCGACGGAAGCCGGGCAATCGCGCACGACGGATGAGGTGACAACCTGGTTGATCGAGTCGGGCTTTGAACCGCCCAAAACGATTCATCTGTCTGCGCCAGAGCCAGCCATGTTGCTCGTCGCGCGAAAAGCAAATTGA
- a CDS encoding diguanylate phosphodiesterase: protein MYPMTRREFLQLVGLSTTGLIVASCAPQTVAPTAAPAKPAIAKSVPVIRLVGGDNGYPTPFAYVRGPGYIRMSFIFDQLVWKDSQGYIPWLATEWKSVEDGKRWTFTLRDSVKWQDGQPFTADDVIFTFQYSKSQPALSPLVRGLEFITEIRKTDANHVEFVFSRPYAPFLVNIAGATPIIPKHIWEKVSDPLKFTTPEALLGSGPYKLISYDKATGAYLYEANNNFFLGKPHVQRIELVPVADGLVALQQGTVDVAGLPTDTGVPDDVIAPFQKPEFGILSAPGEWNPVIHFNMSKGAPYNDVKFRQAWAYAIDRAEMVKRLLFGRGEPGVPVYLAPSNPWFNRNVEQYKFNLDKAKTLLESAGYKDVNGDGVRENPDGKPFRVPLIFDSNGFVRLAEMVRDMLKTAGIAVELKPVDRATMDASTSSGNYDVAITYYGGLGGDPDTMRQNFSSKSTSKSFSRALGYSNPRFDELADQQLATTDEAKRQALVMEMQVILAQDVPVLPIYYPTRNEIHRKAIFDNWYYTPNGIASGVPQTWNKQVFVTGQKTGTTILQ from the coding sequence ATGTATCCGATGACACGTCGTGAGTTTCTACAACTTGTCGGCTTGTCAACGACTGGGTTAATCGTCGCCAGTTGCGCGCCGCAAACCGTTGCGCCAACCGCCGCGCCCGCCAAACCGGCGATCGCAAAATCGGTGCCGGTCATTCGTTTGGTCGGCGGCGACAATGGCTATCCCACACCATTCGCGTACGTGCGCGGTCCGGGATATATCCGGATGAGTTTTATTTTCGATCAACTCGTTTGGAAAGATAGTCAAGGTTACATTCCCTGGCTTGCGACCGAGTGGAAATCGGTGGAGGATGGCAAGCGGTGGACGTTCACACTGCGCGACAGCGTGAAATGGCAAGACGGTCAGCCGTTCACGGCGGACGATGTTATCTTTACGTTCCAGTATTCCAAAAGCCAGCCCGCGCTATCGCCGCTCGTGCGCGGACTCGAGTTCATCACGGAGATTCGTAAGACGGATGCCAACCACGTCGAATTTGTTTTCTCGCGACCGTACGCGCCGTTCCTCGTCAACATCGCCGGCGCAACGCCGATCATCCCCAAGCACATTTGGGAAAAGGTTTCCGACCCGCTTAAATTCACGACGCCCGAAGCGCTGCTGGGAAGCGGACCGTACAAATTGATTTCGTACGACAAGGCGACCGGCGCGTATCTGTACGAAGCGAACAATAATTTCTTTCTCGGCAAACCGCACGTACAACGCATTGAACTGGTGCCGGTCGCGGATGGTCTGGTCGCGTTACAGCAAGGCACGGTGGACGTCGCGGGTCTGCCGACCGATACCGGCGTGCCCGACGATGTGATCGCGCCGTTCCAAAAACCCGAGTTTGGAATTCTGAGCGCGCCGGGCGAATGGAACCCCGTCATTCACTTTAACATGTCCAAGGGCGCGCCGTACAACGATGTCAAGTTCCGTCAGGCATGGGCGTACGCGATTGATCGCGCCGAAATGGTCAAGCGGCTGTTGTTCGGGCGCGGCGAGCCAGGCGTGCCGGTTTATCTCGCGCCGTCGAATCCCTGGTTCAATCGCAACGTCGAGCAGTACAAGTTTAACTTGGACAAAGCCAAAACGTTGTTGGAGAGCGCGGGCTATAAGGATGTCAACGGCGATGGCGTGCGCGAAAATCCCGACGGCAAACCATTCCGGGTTCCGCTCATTTTCGATTCGAACGGTTTCGTACGCCTCGCCGAAATGGTTCGCGATATGCTCAAGACCGCGGGTATTGCCGTCGAGTTAAAGCCGGTGGATCGCGCGACGATGGACGCTTCGACGTCGAGCGGCAATTACGACGTCGCGATCACGTACTATGGCGGACTCGGCGGCGACCCGGATACGATGCGCCAAAACTTTTCGAGCAAGAGTACGTCGAAATCATTTTCGCGCGCGCTGGGTTACAGCAATCCCCGGTTCGACGAACTGGCGGACCAACAACTTGCGACGACCGACGAAGCGAAACGCCAAGCGCTTGTGATGGAGATGCAAGTGATTCTCGCGCAGGATGTGCCGGTCTTGCCGATCTACTATCCGACGCGCAACGAAATTCACCGCAAGGCGATTTTCGACAACTGGTACTATACCCCCAACGGGATTGCTTCCGGTGTGCCGCAGACCTGGAACAAGCAAGTGTTTGTCACCGGGCAAAAGACCGGCACCACGATTCTGCAATGA